One segment of Candidatus Fokinia solitaria DNA contains the following:
- the nuoF gene encoding NADH-quinone oxidoreductase subunit NuoF, which produces MIKEKNKIFKNIDLKASIDIKSCMRRGDWSNIQDILTTSEQVIQTVKESEIRGRGGAGFSTGMKWSFMPRNDATSYVIVNADESEPGACKDRAIIQYEPHKIIEGALIAAFAVKARTVYIYIRGEYVKEAVILENAIKEAEEYGLLGSHSKHKYDVDIFVHRGAGAYICGEESALLNSIEGRKGMPRIKPPAFPAVCGLYGCPTIVNNVETIASISTIIRRGANWYKSMGRPNNYGSKIFSISGHVNSPCNVEEEMSIPLKTLINEYAGGVIGGWNNLLAVIPGGSSTPLLHYSVCDDVLMDFDSLKNAGSALGTGSIIVMNKSTDVIEAIANISRFYMHESCGQCTPCREGTGWMYRIMRRFVSGKAQLHEIDELYEITKQIEGHTICALGDAAAWPIQGLIKNFKDVIESRIRGTTIVDK; this is translated from the coding sequence ATGATAAAAGAAAAAAATAAGATTTTTAAAAATATCGATCTAAAAGCATCTATTGACATAAAATCCTGCATGCGACGCGGAGATTGGAGCAATATACAGGATATTCTTACAACTTCAGAGCAAGTTATACAAACTGTGAAAGAATCAGAAATACGAGGTAGAGGCGGCGCGGGATTCAGTACTGGTATGAAATGGTCATTTATGCCACGTAATGATGCTACATCATACGTCATAGTAAATGCAGATGAAAGCGAACCAGGCGCATGTAAAGATAGGGCTATTATTCAATATGAGCCGCATAAAATTATAGAAGGCGCTTTAATTGCGGCATTTGCGGTAAAAGCGCGTACCGTATATATATATATTCGTGGAGAATATGTAAAAGAAGCCGTAATATTGGAAAATGCGATAAAAGAAGCAGAGGAGTATGGCTTATTAGGAAGTCACTCAAAGCATAAGTATGATGTAGATATCTTTGTGCATCGTGGCGCAGGTGCGTATATTTGCGGAGAAGAAAGCGCTTTACTGAATAGTATAGAAGGGCGAAAAGGCATGCCGCGTATAAAGCCTCCTGCTTTTCCCGCAGTTTGCGGACTGTATGGCTGTCCAACTATTGTTAATAACGTAGAAACTATTGCTTCTATTTCAACGATTATAAGGAGAGGTGCAAATTGGTATAAAAGTATGGGGCGACCAAATAATTATGGTAGCAAGATATTTTCTATATCTGGACATGTTAATAGTCCATGTAATGTAGAAGAAGAAATGTCAATACCTCTTAAAACGTTGATTAACGAGTACGCTGGAGGAGTAATAGGCGGATGGAATAATTTGCTAGCAGTAATACCAGGGGGCTCTTCTACGCCTCTTTTGCATTATAGTGTATGCGATGATGTATTGATGGATTTTGACAGTTTGAAAAATGCAGGAAGTGCACTTGGTACTGGCAGTATAATAGTGATGAACAAATCTACGGATGTAATAGAAGCAATAGCTAATATTTCGCGCTTTTATATGCATGAATCATGCGGGCAGTGTACTCCATGTAGAGAAGGTACAGGATGGATGTATAGAATTATGCGAAGATTTGTATCTGGAAAAGCGCAGTTGCATGAGATAGATGAATTATATGAGATTACAAAACAGATAGAGGGGCATACAATTTGCGCGCTTGGAGACGCGGCAGCATGGCCGATACAAGGCTTGATAAAGAATTTTAAAGATGTTATAGAGAGTAGGATTAGAGGTACTACTATTGTCGATAAGTAA
- a CDS encoding co-chaperone GroES, with the protein MKENITPYSGKILIKRITEEKSEGIIIPDNMKEKPTRGEVISVGKPVHKSANEHSSPIDLKAGDIVIYTKWAGTEIEKDSGLVILSESDILAKISK; encoded by the coding sequence ATGAAAGAGAACATAACGCCTTATTCCGGTAAAATTCTCATTAAGAGAATAACCGAGGAAAAATCAGAGGGCATCATCATTCCTGATAACATGAAAGAAAAACCTACAAGGGGTGAGGTGATATCTGTTGGAAAACCTGTACATAAAAGTGCAAATGAGCATTCTTCCCCTATAGATCTGAAAGCTGGTGATATAGTGATATATACAAAGTGGGCAGGTACAGAAATAGAAAAAGATTCAGGTCTAGTAATCTTATCAGAGAGCGATATTTTGGCTAAAATTTCGAAATAA
- the gmk gene encoding guanylate kinase: MKEQNKKTGVVMVVSGPSGTGKTTISTMLAKLVDNLRFSISFTTRNKRVNEIDGESYHFVTREYMEQLRDKGELLECAEVFGNLYGTSKVQIEEQIMNGRDIISDVDVQGYIALKSLLPNNVFGVFLLPPSKEEVLDRLSKRGGTATEIATRFKAFQEEISHHDQYDYVIFNYDMETTLHTVKNILSVEKCKRSRNLNVIHDYINAMSK; this comes from the coding sequence ATGAAAGAGCAAAATAAAAAAACTGGAGTCGTAATGGTGGTTTCAGGCCCTTCTGGCACAGGAAAAACTACGATATCTACAATGTTAGCTAAGTTAGTAGATAACTTGAGATTCTCTATATCATTTACTACAAGAAACAAGAGAGTAAACGAAATTGATGGAGAGAGTTATCATTTCGTTACGAGAGAGTATATGGAACAATTGAGAGATAAGGGAGAATTGCTAGAATGCGCTGAAGTATTTGGTAATCTATACGGCACTTCAAAAGTACAGATAGAAGAGCAAATAATGAATGGTAGAGATATAATATCTGATGTTGATGTACAAGGTTATATCGCGTTAAAATCACTTCTTCCAAACAACGTATTTGGAGTATTTTTATTACCTCCAAGTAAAGAAGAAGTGTTGGATAGACTCTCTAAGAGAGGTGGCACTGCTACTGAAATAGCTACAAGATTCAAAGCGTTTCAAGAAGAAATTTCTCATCATGATCAATATGATTATGTAATCTTCAACTATGATATGGAGACGACGCTACATACCGTAAAGAACATATTAAGCGTTGAAAAATGCAAAAGATCTAGAAATCTTAATGTTATTCACGATTATATCAATGCTATGAGTAAGTAG
- a CDS encoding F0F1 ATP synthase subunit gamma, which yields MPQLKALKNRLSAVISTHKLTKAMQIIAASRFQKLKSMVFHSADYLSHFHEVIDSVIASNDSKYANLTISELYKGSEQITSNIAVIVLFSAEKGLCGKFDSIVMKKLKSAYSDILQSTEVDTIRVVCFAKRVIENARRIGGEKFKNVKIEYVLHHVNVVKGFETFRDDISNSCAKFCSDAKFLYVMYPAFITTVLQLPCLIKLFPLVDQDKEKFKQGIFNFLDENTDRNLYDRVRKNSGIAKKVFALEPSSSIEILKMLIPSYFIALFYNTALEVYVGENASRMIMMDAANRNAEKIQKNLRIQYNKHRQAAITQELIELASSRSVLN from the coding sequence ATGCCACAGTTAAAAGCTTTAAAAAATAGACTAAGTGCAGTAATTTCGACACATAAGTTGACGAAAGCAATGCAGATTATTGCCGCTTCTAGATTTCAGAAATTGAAGAGCATGGTGTTTCATTCTGCAGATTATCTCTCTCATTTTCACGAAGTTATAGATAGTGTCATTGCATCAAATGATAGTAAGTACGCAAATCTTACAATTAGTGAATTATATAAAGGAAGTGAGCAAATAACTTCGAATATTGCGGTAATAGTACTCTTTTCAGCAGAGAAGGGATTATGTGGAAAGTTCGATAGTATCGTAATGAAGAAATTAAAATCTGCGTACAGCGATATATTACAGTCGACAGAGGTAGATACTATAAGAGTTGTATGTTTTGCTAAAAGAGTGATCGAGAATGCGAGACGTATAGGAGGGGAGAAGTTTAAGAATGTGAAAATTGAGTATGTTCTGCATCACGTTAATGTTGTGAAAGGCTTTGAAACCTTCAGAGATGATATAAGCAATTCTTGTGCTAAGTTTTGCAGCGATGCCAAATTCTTGTATGTAATGTACCCAGCTTTCATTACAACAGTTCTGCAATTGCCATGTTTGATAAAATTGTTTCCTTTAGTTGATCAGGATAAAGAAAAATTTAAACAGGGTATATTTAACTTTCTTGATGAGAATACAGATCGTAATTTATATGATAGAGTAAGGAAAAATAGTGGTATTGCGAAGAAGGTATTCGCATTAGAACCATCATCTAGTATTGAGATATTAAAGATGTTGATACCATCTTACTTTATAGCTTTATTTTATAATACTGCTTTAGAGGTATATGTAGGAGAGAATGCATCAAGGATGATTATGATGGACGCAGCTAATAGAAATGCTGAAAAAATTCAGAAGAATTTACGTATCCAATATAATAAACATCGCCAAGCTGCGATCACGCAGGAGTTGATAGAATTGGCTTCATCTAGGAGTGTGCTTAATTAA
- the glmM gene encoding phosphoglucosamine mutase yields MHPFSQNFSFGTDGIRGFANGKVMNSDVALRLGQAIGIYLKQYEKVPRQHIHKVIIGKDTRLSCYMLESAITAGFASVGVHVKLVGPIPTPAISYLVRSMRCDAGIMITASHNNYDDNGVKIFDRNGAKIYREVQEILKSIVIDEDVMLSNLATSHNIGKVSRIEDVHGRYIEHVKNVFSKQLTLDGRKIVVDCANGATYKVAPTVFKELGAEVIAIGVEPNGLNINKGCGALYTTSLQETVKNVGADIGFAFDGDGDRLAVCDENGNIISGEYLIACIADYVYKDSIPSIPRNVVITKLCNAAFSDYMKSRNFNIIYSDVGDTPVMRAMVENQAFVGGEISGHIMIKNSSQSSDAMAASMYILSAMQEQKAITSEMLVKFPLYPQSTFNFEYHEDVNPLNTQDVWQAVQETIAQNKDYRIIVRSSGTENVVRIMVEGRDMIKIGYIVNALVDILSSKKHERAK; encoded by the coding sequence ATGCATCCTTTTTCTCAAAATTTCAGTTTTGGCACTGATGGTATTAGAGGATTTGCTAATGGCAAAGTAATGAACTCAGACGTAGCTTTGAGACTTGGACAAGCTATAGGAATATACTTAAAGCAGTATGAGAAAGTGCCACGTCAGCACATTCACAAAGTCATCATAGGAAAGGATACACGCCTTTCATGCTATATGCTGGAAAGTGCTATCACAGCGGGCTTCGCTTCAGTAGGAGTACATGTAAAGCTTGTTGGTCCTATACCTACTCCAGCAATCTCATACCTCGTACGCTCCATGAGATGTGATGCAGGGATCATGATAACGGCATCTCATAACAATTACGATGATAATGGTGTAAAAATCTTCGATAGAAATGGCGCAAAAATTTATCGTGAAGTACAAGAAATATTGAAAAGCATTGTAATTGATGAAGATGTTATGCTTAGCAATCTTGCTACCTCGCATAACATAGGAAAAGTCTCAAGGATAGAAGATGTACATGGACGATACATAGAACATGTAAAAAACGTCTTTTCCAAGCAATTAACTTTGGACGGAAGAAAAATTGTAGTAGATTGCGCAAATGGTGCGACATATAAAGTTGCGCCTACTGTATTTAAAGAACTCGGTGCTGAAGTAATTGCAATAGGAGTTGAGCCAAACGGATTGAACATCAACAAAGGCTGTGGCGCATTATACACAACATCATTGCAAGAAACGGTAAAGAACGTAGGTGCTGATATAGGCTTTGCATTCGATGGAGATGGAGATCGATTAGCTGTATGTGATGAAAATGGTAACATTATATCCGGAGAATATCTGATAGCATGCATAGCAGATTACGTATATAAGGACTCTATTCCTTCTATTCCACGTAATGTAGTAATCACTAAATTATGTAACGCCGCTTTCAGTGATTATATGAAGTCTCGAAATTTTAATATCATATACTCAGACGTTGGAGATACTCCTGTTATGAGAGCTATGGTAGAAAATCAAGCTTTTGTAGGAGGAGAGATTTCAGGGCATATAATGATTAAAAATTCTTCTCAAAGCAGTGATGCAATGGCGGCATCAATGTACATCCTCTCCGCTATGCAAGAGCAAAAAGCAATTACAAGTGAAATGCTTGTCAAATTTCCACTTTATCCACAGTCTACTTTTAATTTTGAGTACCATGAAGATGTCAATCCTCTCAATACTCAAGATGTATGGCAAGCAGTACAAGAAACTATAGCACAAAATAAAGATTATAGGATAATCGTACGTAGCTCCGGAACAGAAAATGTAGTAAGAATAATGGTAGAGGGGAGAGATATGATTAAAATAGGTTATATAGTAAACGCATTAGTTGATATTCTAAGCAGTAAAAAGCATGAAAGAGCAAAATAA
- a CDS encoding uracil-DNA glycosylase, with protein MANNIRYTKAMLAIICVQLHKAINSAIHDNFQFLETESIERMNEIILFFQKLEIEKIEKIENRKEMTNAFSSQSPDNTVMDKVNEKIEESAISSDNKRTTSNEITALLEKITTVESLREIVMKFDGCQLKAGAKNTVFADGSPQSSIMIIGEAPGENEDKHGIPFCGESGALLEHILKSVALKRQDVYITNAVFYRPPSNRKPTLEEIDTCRPFVQKHIALVKPPLILLMGATAVESILYYKGALTPIHGKVIPYGKKYNEYITDDEVKINAVPLFHPSYMLRQSLSKKVVWNVLRKIKLEILK; from the coding sequence ATGGCAAATAATATACGGTACACAAAAGCAATGCTTGCTATCATATGCGTGCAGTTGCATAAAGCGATTAATAGTGCAATTCATGATAACTTTCAGTTCTTAGAAACAGAATCTATAGAAAGAATGAATGAAATCATTTTATTCTTTCAAAAGTTAGAAATTGAAAAAATTGAAAAAATTGAAAATCGTAAAGAAATGACGAACGCTTTTTCAAGTCAATCTCCGGATAACACGGTGATGGATAAAGTAAATGAGAAAATTGAAGAGAGTGCAATTTCTTCAGATAATAAGCGCACTACAAGCAACGAAATTACAGCATTGCTTGAGAAGATTACAACGGTTGAATCGTTAAGGGAAATAGTGATGAAATTTGATGGATGTCAGCTAAAAGCAGGAGCAAAGAATACAGTTTTTGCAGATGGTAGTCCGCAATCTTCAATCATGATTATTGGAGAAGCACCTGGAGAGAATGAAGATAAGCATGGTATACCATTTTGCGGAGAAAGTGGCGCTTTACTGGAGCATATTCTGAAAAGTGTTGCACTCAAGAGACAAGATGTATATATCACGAATGCTGTTTTTTATCGCCCTCCAAGTAATAGAAAGCCTACATTAGAAGAAATTGATACGTGTCGTCCTTTTGTGCAAAAGCATATAGCTTTAGTGAAGCCGCCATTAATACTGTTGATGGGCGCTACTGCCGTTGAATCGATCTTATATTATAAAGGAGCACTTACGCCGATACATGGCAAAGTGATACCATACGGCAAAAAATATAATGAGTATATTACAGATGATGAGGTGAAAATTAATGCGGTACCGTTATTTCATCCATCTTATATGCTTCGACAATCTCTATCAAAAAAAGTCGTTTGGAATGTATTGCGCAAAATAAAGCTTGAGATACTTAAATAA
- a CDS encoding TrmH family RNA methyltransferase: protein MMKKRSKRSAYWIYGKHPVVAAMRNPEREKKMLVMTEYATRFLHESGITFNNIPHTIVETVQEFRAATGMSGDVVHQGIALRSVPLKQMCLEEFLEMKLKEGSAFSVVLLDKVTDPHNIGAIIRSCAAFGICAVVTTRIDSPDEMPIMLKVSCGGFEQVSYIKVTNLVQAINTLKMFNFIIIGLSANGEKEISAVYNEIPGVIENVALVFGNEEIGMRVSTEKSCNFIAKIGMNEGSDMPSLNVSNAGAVVLYTLSLHRHTAKHNVMECK from the coding sequence ATGATGAAGAAAAGAAGTAAGCGTAGTGCATACTGGATATATGGTAAGCATCCGGTAGTTGCTGCAATGCGTAATCCTGAACGTGAGAAGAAAATGCTTGTTATGACTGAATATGCAACGAGATTTTTACACGAAAGCGGTATTACCTTCAATAATATACCGCATACTATAGTAGAGACAGTACAGGAATTTCGTGCTGCTACTGGTATGAGTGGTGATGTAGTGCATCAAGGGATTGCATTACGCTCTGTGCCACTTAAGCAGATGTGTTTGGAGGAATTTTTAGAAATGAAGCTAAAAGAAGGTAGTGCGTTTTCTGTAGTGCTACTGGATAAAGTCACAGATCCTCACAATATTGGTGCTATCATCAGATCATGTGCTGCTTTTGGTATTTGTGCAGTAGTGACTACAAGAATCGATTCTCCTGATGAAATGCCGATAATGTTGAAAGTTTCATGCGGTGGATTTGAGCAAGTATCCTACATTAAAGTGACGAATTTAGTGCAGGCTATTAATACTTTGAAAATGTTTAACTTTATTATCATTGGATTAAGTGCTAACGGAGAAAAAGAAATCAGTGCTGTATACAATGAAATTCCTGGAGTGATAGAGAACGTAGCTTTAGTATTTGGAAATGAAGAAATAGGGATGAGAGTATCTACCGAAAAAAGTTGCAACTTCATAGCTAAAATAGGTATGAATGAAGGCAGTGATATGCCAAGCCTTAATGTGTCAAATGCTGGCGCTGTTGTGCTATACACATTATCACTGCATAGACATACAGCGAAGCACAATGTGATGGAGTGTAAATAG
- the rpmG gene encoding 50S ribosomal protein L33, producing the protein MAAKKKGKKSKKSMLCRLVSTGSTGFFYVRKKNSKSLYSLDCKKYDPVLRKHVLFKEKKMSS; encoded by the coding sequence ATGGCAGCGAAAAAAAAAGGTAAAAAAAGCAAAAAAAGTATGCTTTGTAGATTAGTTAGCACAGGTAGTACTGGATTCTTCTATGTACGAAAAAAGAATTCAAAGTCGCTATATAGCCTTGATTGCAAGAAATATGATCCTGTCCTTAGAAAGCACGTGCTATTCAAAGAGAAAAAGATGAGTAGTTAA
- the ruvC gene encoding crossover junction endodeoxyribonuclease RuvC yields the protein MTYHVIGIDPGLRTTGWAILVKDKQNRNIHHAASGIIQSTNYQDDAERLYHIFAQLKEVIKYFSIDFAAIENTYVNKNAKTSIRLAQTRTAAMLACREHDISIKEYQAKTIKKRISGNGNADKETIMQYICLHLDIKIEEISPKIVMDQSDAIAIALCCISEID from the coding sequence ATGACATATCACGTTATTGGGATAGATCCAGGGTTACGTACTACCGGATGGGCTATCCTCGTAAAAGACAAACAAAATCGCAACATCCACCATGCTGCATCCGGCATCATACAGAGTACCAACTACCAAGATGATGCAGAGAGATTATATCATATATTCGCTCAACTCAAGGAAGTTATAAAATATTTCTCAATAGATTTTGCAGCAATAGAAAATACGTATGTAAACAAGAATGCAAAAACTTCTATAAGATTGGCACAAACTAGAACTGCCGCAATGCTTGCATGTCGCGAGCATGATATCAGCATAAAAGAATACCAAGCTAAAACGATTAAGAAACGTATTTCTGGAAATGGTAATGCAGATAAAGAAACGATCATGCAATATATTTGCTTACATCTCGACATCAAAATAGAGGAAATTTCTCCGAAAATTGTGATGGATCAGAGTGATGCTATAGCAATCGCTTTATGTTGCATCTCAGAAATAGATTGA
- a CDS encoding Hsp60 family chaperonin gives MATKTSFDIGTKVLNGVEKLVSAVETTFGPKGNVVIIERSYGAPKVTKDGVTVAKEVDPEDKVESMAVKVVQEAASQTNDKVGDGTTTTIAVAGALLKECFRMRAFGIPFNEIISGMQKAKEEAIKVVHKMKKDIKFNSDEVVHVATISANNDQDAGKLVRDAYQEVGEDGVVIVEQSKSMESTLEVKHGMQFDRGYVSPYFITSGREVEYSDVSVLLVDKKVSNATDLVNILNVVAKSGKPLMLIAEDFDNDVITMLLVNKMRGSLKVVPVKAPGFGDRRKAVMEDIAVITGATVITEELGMKLEEATVDHLGSAEKILVTANDTTIVANKGKFQSKIEARANVIQEEISLSKSDYDKEKLRERLAKLKGGVAIIRVGGVSEAEAGERKDRFEDAINAVKAAIKGGVVPGGGKLLLMISKELDKMTGLTEAENAGKQALSRALSRPARIIIENGGEESAIIIHKLLESSDKNMVYNVLTKQYVDAWKDGILDPASVAEEVLKNVVSVVSTLLASNAIITKVEDKKAQNNAGAAPHYGDDMY, from the coding sequence ATGGCAACTAAAACATCTTTCGATATAGGTACTAAAGTGCTAAACGGAGTGGAAAAACTCGTTAGTGCAGTCGAAACTACATTTGGCCCTAAGGGTAATGTGGTAATAATTGAACGTTCATACGGCGCTCCTAAAGTTACAAAGGATGGAGTGACAGTAGCAAAAGAAGTAGATCCAGAGGATAAGGTAGAAAGCATGGCAGTAAAAGTAGTACAGGAAGCTGCTTCTCAAACAAATGACAAGGTAGGAGATGGTACTACAACTACTATAGCAGTTGCAGGAGCATTGCTAAAAGAATGCTTCAGAATGAGAGCTTTCGGTATACCATTCAATGAAATCATCTCTGGTATGCAAAAGGCTAAAGAAGAAGCTATAAAAGTGGTACATAAAATGAAAAAAGACATCAAATTTAATTCTGATGAAGTAGTACATGTAGCGACAATCTCAGCAAATAACGATCAAGATGCTGGTAAATTAGTGAGAGATGCGTACCAAGAGGTCGGAGAAGACGGTGTCGTGATTGTAGAACAATCAAAAAGTATGGAAAGCACTCTCGAAGTAAAACACGGTATGCAATTTGACAGAGGATACGTTTCTCCTTATTTCATCACAAGTGGAAGAGAAGTAGAATACTCTGATGTATCTGTCTTACTCGTTGATAAAAAAGTTAGTAACGCTACCGATCTCGTGAATATTTTGAATGTTGTTGCTAAATCTGGGAAGCCACTCATGTTAATTGCAGAAGATTTTGATAATGACGTTATCACGATGTTGCTGGTAAATAAAATGAGAGGTAGTCTTAAAGTAGTACCTGTCAAAGCGCCAGGTTTTGGCGATAGAAGAAAGGCAGTAATGGAAGATATAGCTGTAATCACTGGCGCTACAGTCATCACAGAAGAATTAGGTATGAAACTAGAAGAAGCTACCGTAGATCATCTTGGTTCTGCAGAAAAGATACTCGTAACAGCAAATGATACTACAATTGTAGCGAATAAAGGAAAGTTTCAATCTAAAATCGAAGCAAGAGCTAATGTCATTCAAGAAGAGATCTCTCTTTCAAAATCTGACTATGATAAAGAAAAACTTAGAGAAAGATTGGCTAAACTTAAGGGCGGTGTAGCAATTATTAGAGTCGGAGGAGTAAGTGAGGCAGAGGCTGGAGAACGTAAAGATAGATTTGAAGATGCTATAAATGCGGTAAAAGCTGCAATTAAAGGTGGAGTTGTACCAGGTGGAGGTAAGCTTCTTCTGATGATAAGCAAGGAATTAGATAAGATGACTGGCTTGACAGAGGCAGAAAATGCAGGAAAACAGGCTTTAAGTCGCGCATTGTCTAGACCAGCTAGAATTATTATCGAAAATGGCGGTGAAGAATCCGCTATTATCATTCATAAACTCTTAGAATCTAGCGATAAGAATATGGTGTATAACGTTTTAACAAAGCAATATGTAGATGCTTGGAAAGATGGTATATTAGATCCTGCAAGTGTTGCAGAAGAAGTATTGAAAAACGTAGTTTCTGTAGTTTCTACGTTGCTCGCTTCTAATGCCATTATTACTAAAGTAGAAGATAAAAAAGCACAAAATAATGCAGGTGCAGCTCCTCATTATGGAGATGATATGTATTAG
- the trxB gene encoding thioredoxin-disulfide reductase — protein sequence MKSKVLILGSGPAGYTAGIYAARACLDPILLTGSAKGGQLTTTTDVENYTGFPNPVQGTWLMEQMEKHAQNVGVKIVEDTATSVNLHTSPFEIVTEKKLQIHADTLIIATGAVAKWLHLPSEDKFKGYGVSGCATCDGFFYRGREVAVVGGGNTALEEALYLCNHASKVTIIHRRDTFRGDMTMQQRVLTHPKINIIWNHVVNEVIGDDNPKSVTALNIKNVITGAISTLPIHGVFIAIGHKPNTDLFHGKIDLDSDGYIKTQAGTSITSISGVFAAGDVQDKIYRQAITSAGSGCIAALDAERYLSKMP from the coding sequence ATGAAAAGCAAAGTACTAATACTAGGTTCTGGCCCTGCAGGATATACAGCAGGCATATATGCTGCAAGAGCATGTTTAGATCCGATACTACTCACTGGTTCAGCCAAAGGAGGACAACTCACTACCACTACTGATGTAGAGAACTACACCGGTTTTCCAAATCCTGTACAAGGTACATGGCTAATGGAACAAATGGAAAAGCATGCACAAAATGTAGGTGTGAAAATAGTAGAGGATACGGCAACGTCAGTAAATTTGCATACATCTCCATTTGAAATTGTCACAGAAAAGAAATTACAGATACACGCTGATACCTTGATCATAGCTACTGGTGCAGTTGCTAAATGGCTACATCTACCAAGTGAAGATAAATTTAAAGGATATGGAGTTTCAGGTTGCGCGACATGCGACGGCTTCTTTTATAGAGGTAGAGAAGTAGCTGTTGTAGGAGGCGGTAATACGGCGCTTGAGGAAGCACTCTACTTATGTAATCATGCTTCGAAAGTGACTATTATACATAGAAGAGATACGTTTAGAGGCGATATGACAATGCAGCAGCGAGTACTCACTCATCCAAAAATAAACATCATTTGGAATCATGTTGTAAATGAAGTAATAGGAGATGATAATCCTAAATCTGTAACAGCGCTTAATATCAAAAATGTCATTACTGGTGCTATCTCTACTCTTCCAATTCACGGTGTATTCATTGCAATTGGACATAAGCCTAATACAGATCTTTTTCACGGAAAAATAGATCTTGATAGCGATGGATACATTAAGACACAAGCAGGTACTTCTATTACCAGTATAAGCGGTGTTTTCGCAGCGGGCGACGTACAGGATAAAATTTATAGACAAGCTATCACTTCTGCAGGAAGCGGCTGTATAGCGGCACTGGATGCGGAAAGATATTTGAGTAAAATGCCATGA